The genome window GCCGGCTCGCTGTGAGGGATAGCTGTCTGCCCAACTTCCAATCACCCTTCAGTATGCAAATGAGCCAGTGTCAGGTTTCTAATAGCAGCTTGCAGCAGTAAACTGCGAATGCGAAGCAAAGGAGCTCTGTTAAACTCGTTCATAGTGTTTTGTGTAGTGACATACTTAACCCTTGTgttctgttcatatttttgttactcAGCCAGTGTTTGCGGGTCTGGTGGACCCGCTgcattttttggtttttaattCAACACAATCAAacaattttatgttaaaatactctACAGATGTTTACTTCATCCCAATTACAAGCAATATAAACAGCATACATGATTAATATTTGCCCCTTACCTTTGTtagatcacatttatgtattAAAGTGCTACtcgtttttgtttatttttttaagaaaaatgtaatttaaaaaagagagttgaaaacattcaacaaaTTTACAATTTTATATTAGTCATATTAGAGATTTAACCCTTTCAGGTCATGTCAAATGTCCTGCACGAGTAATTGCCATCTGTGTTGGCTGTTTTTGCATTCTTATCACATTGGAAGCCATGCATGGTGGATCATTTCTTGGGCAAAAAGACCATTCCATTTTTTGACATccaaatttcttcacttgctaGCTGCTGACTGGGGCTCACCACTGCTCACTGTTTGGTGCCGGGGTTGCTAGCCCTGTGGTTTGTCTTCATTTTGCAACTAGCTGATGCTAAATCTCATCATCTTCTTCAAAATCACTGTCCGACTCTGAATTTTCAGAAATGTGATCCTCATATTCTGTATCCTCTTCCTCTACATCATCATGAAAAGCTTCTCTGGCCTCCTGTACGGAGAATCTTTTGCCCATTTTGAGCAATTGTATTGTATCAGTTGTCACTGGCAAAGCTCCATTTATTGTGCCCCAGCCCAAATTTGCAGCTAGGATAGAGTAGCCTATGTGGAAAAAAGTAATGCAAGGAAGAGCGGGAAAAATGTGCGGGAATGTGAGTGCAGGTGCAAGTGCTTGAATGAtgctttgacacacacacatgcagacaggcatgcacacgcacgcacgcacgcacacacacacacacacacacacacacacaaacaaacaacaggcccagagaggaggaggacacagtTTAGGGCCACAGGACTTACAATTTCTACACTATTATTAGGCCTGGGTGTAGGGTGAGTGGTTACTGAAAATGTGTTCTGATATATgttcttcacagaaaatgagccaagGCCAATGAGTCTcagtttgaaaaaataaataatcgtATCACCTTTCTTTTGATAAAAAGTGAAAACGGGTCCCACAGACCCGAACAGCACACAAGGGTTAATTgctaataacataataaaaacaagaattaatatttttcttgaaaatctTTATTTGTtcagtcaacaacaacaacaaccaaaaaaccATATAACCAAATTCTTCTAGTAGCTAAGCTGTAGCCTATTATCCTAGATCAGTGTGTGTGGGCCCACAGGCCTGTCATGTGTCACAGCACGGGGAGAGAGCACTGTCCATCCCTGCCACAGACTGAGCACAAATGATCTGTGCGTGCAGACCCCTAAAGAAAACCCCGCCCCCACCCAACTTCTGCAATCTGGCTGCTATCTTACAATCGCATCTTCACTTTACCACTCCTGCAAAACTTTCAGCAGACTTGTCCCAGCCTCGTGTATCTCATTCTCCTCAGGGACTCAGCCTTGTAAACAAGTGACATACAACACTAGTGTAGAGATTGCTTGCATTCCATTCTGCTGATCATTCTGAGGTTACATATACAATGCATCCATTTTTCAgagcttttaaaaaacatgCTCCTGCCCCTACCAGTGGAGATCATGGTGGCGATGCTGTAGCTAGCACCTCAGCAGCTAGTGCTGCACCTACCCCTACCAGTGTTGTAGCTAGCAGCAcatcagctaacgttagcagtgATCCTGCTGCCTGCATCACTCCAACAGTAGCTAGCATAACACCAGCAAGCACTACTTCTACTCTACCTCCTCCTTTCCCAAGTGTTCTTACAGTTAACCCCAAACTTCCCATTTTACCCAGTGACTTAACCACCATTGCACCATCCCAGCTATTATTAAGTAGCTACCCAAAACGTGCATTTAGCAAAAAACTGAGGTCGTTCAATCCTGCCTGGTACCGCACACGACCATGGCTTGAATACTCTGCTGAACAGGATGCATGTTTCTGCTTTCCCTGTCGCAAATACAGTACTGTGAATGAGAGGGATGTTGTGTTCACTCTGACTGGTTTCAACAACTGGAAAGTTGCACTGGAAAGTGACAAAGGGCTGCAGAGGCATGTGTCCTCCCACAACCATGTGCATGCTTCTACTCTCTGGGCTGAGCACCAGAAGAGAGAGGCTACTGGGGGGAATGTTGACACATTATTGGTTGGCAAGACACAGGTAGAGAAAAACCGGTACTATGTCAAGAGTGTGGGCAACGCTGTAAAGTTCCTCTGTGTCAATGAGTTGGGTCTACGCGGAACAACGGAACACAGGCGTGATGCTTCTggtcatgatgatgatgatattgcTTCTGGGCTTTTTCTTAAGTTAATGGAATATACCCTTGAGAAAGATGAAAAACTAGCCAGCATCGCCAAGGGTATCCCAAGGAATGCATCATATACATCAAATCacatacaaaatgaaataattgaaaCACTGGCAAACATGGTGCTcggagagataaaaaaaaaatatgaaaatgctgaTGCTGTGGGGTTTTGCCTCAAGAGTGATGGGAGCAGGGACAGGTGTAATGTAGAAAACCTATCAGTTATGATAAGGTTTGTCAGTGCTTCCCTACCCGAGGAGCATCTCATTGGGTTGCTTGACCTCGACCAACTAGATGCACAGTACATAACCTCTGAGATCCTGAAGTGCCTCTCTGATGCTGGTTACAGTGCTGACAACATTCTGAGCCAGTGTTATGATGGGGCTTCAGTGATGAGTGGGGTGAGAGGAGGTGTTCAAGCTCTGCTCCAACAGAAGCTGGGAAAGTATATACCCTACATTCACTGCTACAACCACCAACTGCACCTGGTAGTTGTGCATGCCAAGCAGAGCGAACAATGTACTAAAAGATTTTTTGATCTGTCTTCTTCCTTGTACAACTTTTTTCAGCACCACTACATCACTAGAAAATATGATGCTCCTAATCTTAGGAGGCTAATTCAAATCCGATGGACTAGCCACTATGAGGTGACAAGATGCATAACTGAGAATGAAGATCAAATAATCACTGTTCTGTCTGAGGTGGCAAAGGATGATGATGCTGCAGTGGATCTGTGCACTGAAGCATCAGGCCTGCTCTGTCAGATTAAGAGGCAGCACTTCTTTGAAATTGGCAAGTTTCTGGTGCAAGTGCTTGGTCTACTGAAACCAGCAAATGCCATACTACAGTCTCAGTCTGTGGATATGTGCAGAGCCTCAAACATGGTTGGTACAGCACTGGATTCTTTGAGGGCCATGAGGGATCACAGTGATGAGTGGGGAGAGGGAGATGACACAGCAGCTGGGGATGACGTTCCTGCAAAGAGAAGGAGAACAATGAATAGGCACCTCAGTGACAGTGTTGTAATTACAACAGTGGGCCACACAGACAGAGATGACAGTGTCCCCCCCCATCAGTCACTTAAAAGACCTCTGCTAAACATTCTGGCCCGGGCAATTACCGAGTTGGAGACAAGATTCTGCCAGAAGAATTTGGAGCTGATGAAGGCCACGTCCAGCCTTGTGCCTACATCTGACACATTCCTCCACGGAGCTCTGTTGCATCCTTTGGTTGAGCTGGCTGGCACTGATGCAGGATGTCTGAAAAATGAAATCCTGGTGGTAAAGCCCATGTTGCTAAAGGAATGCCCCAATGAACCAGATCTATCTACTGTCTGCAAAACCCTACAGCACTACAAGGCAGCATTTCCCTCGCTGTACAAGTTGTACATTACAGCACTGGTCATTGGGGTGTCTTCAGCTGCATGTGAGAGCTCTTTCTCTACACTGTCCCGTGTCTTAACCCCCTTTCGCAGAACTATGCTGCATCACAGAAAGAGGAACCTGGTTATCTTGGCCCATGAAAAGTCCCTTACAAACAAGCTGGACATGGACGAATTTGTGAGAGAGTTTGCCAAGGGAAACAGGAGGCTGACGTTGACCTAGAGACCTAGGAGAACATAATTAAAATTAGTGGCCAGCAAAAATGCCGTAGTTAGCCAACGTTAAAATAACCGTCACCTTAAAAGACGTTGACGTTAAGCTTACACTAGCGAACGCTAACTGGTGAATTTCCCAGTAAAGTTTATATGGAAATTGTTATATAGCCtctatgtaatttttttattacttattaattaTTCAATCTGATTAAAAATTGAAAGATGGTGTACTTACCATTTTAATAGCAGGAAGAAACACAACATCGCTGATAAAATCTGCCGAGTCACAGCTGGTCAAAGccacagcttcttcttcttcttcttcttcttctttgttgttTAATGGCAGTGGGCTTTTCGAAGATATTATAAACCTATATTTACATGATATTAACATTTATATCATACAACAGAACTCAATAAATCAGACTGAATTGTTCtacaaaaaatgcagttaatcGTTCTGTCTTTTCAAAGATAAAAAGTCAACTATATGCTAATAACAGCCCAGTTAAGTAACAACTAAGTTAAGTTCAACGTCTGTGGGTTAGGCACGCTCTGTCAGTAGATGTGGTTTATCATGTCGGCTTCAAAAGCCGCAGCAATCAGTAGATCTGATGTGCAAGAAACAATTTACATGGTGAGAAAAAACAGAGTGGTTTCGATCAGTATGACTAACATTCAGctgtattctctctctctctctctgatagtTTTAACACACAGGTGAGGTGGCCGTGCACAGCTCCAGCGCTGGCCTCAGTCCCAGACTGAAGGtgtgtttgatttggctcttgtGGATCTGCAGCAGCACCTGGGCAGGAAGGCCAGACACAAAACTTCATTATGACCCTGAAGCAACATGGACGGACATCTGAAAGGGACTTAATGATCAATAACTATGGGACTTTGTGTGAAGGTGTATTTTAAATTACCTCAAAGGGTTCTTCTTGCTTTTTTAATTAACGAACCAATCAATCATAAATTTAAGGGGCGAGATATTGATACATATTGAGTTGTTCTacataaaaagttgtttttttttaccaaaagaCAGATTGTAACACATTAAAGGTCCCCAGTAATAACAAATCTCACCGGCTGCAGTTTTAGGTAATTACGTGCAGAGTGAGCGCAGACATGAGCTGCTAAACGTGTGGAATGTAGAGTAGATTTATTTCCTGTGAAACAGAGTGCCATTTACGAGGGAAACCTGTACAAATATTCCAGTCATTTTCCTGCGACATGTCATCAAAGCATGCTTCGCAATGCCCTGcctcttttttcttgtgtttagaGATGTTAcgtttttctgccttttctgtctctctgattACTTAACCCCACTCTCTTAAAAGCTATTTAACAGGTATCAGTTCaatatattttgacatttaGAGAGAAAGTGGGCCGAGGAAATATTACATTTCCCATTTACAAATTGTTATTCTTCCATAAAACGTTGGTGGTCTGTCCCATCAATACGAATGGGAGCTGAGTCAGCCTCATAACCAGGTCACTTTGCCAaacatgtggtgtgtgtgtgcgtgtgtggagTGTGTGTTTAGGGGAGAGGGTTTGCGGGAGATGGTGAAATCAAGCTTGGTGAGACCCACTGAGCACTGACTTTGGAATACACTGCTTTCCTTTCCTGGTTTTGCTCCATGAATGGGACCCTTTCAGCCGTTTGCTCCTGCTGACCCTCTGCTTACCCAATACTCTCCTCCAGTTTGACCCAAGTTCTCACCACCAGCGCTCTCAGATCCACTGCCCAGACACCTTTAGTTTCTTTCTCAAACCAACCAGCTGAAAGAAGtcacgcttttatccaaatacACTCGATCAACAGGAGATTGAGCTTCCTGGCAGCTTTTGAAACATTTCTGATTTGTCAGTTTGACTCAATAGTTTGGATCGGCTGGCTCAGAGGTGAAGGATGTTTTTCCAACATGAAAAGATTTGAGAAGAGAGCTGAGTCAAGAAACCGAGAGGAACAAGACATAACAGCCAGAATAGACAAGAGGAGgtagtttattttaagatttaCAGGATACTGTTGGTGGTATTTCCTTAAGTATGAGCCAGTGGTCTATGTTGGGCCCTCAGCGTTTTATTTCTCACCTTAGGTGTGTGCTTAATCTCTTCATaatacatttgtacttttacacaAAGCAACcttggcgccccctgtggacgAAAGCGGTAGTGTTCCCCTGACCACCATGGGCAAGAGCATTTGGAAGATTGTTTTGTAAAAGTTCTTGGAACAAATTGGCTCAACTAAACGTTTCTGAAACCTGGAATATTGTTTGAATTGAAATAATTGTAaatcaaaatgaacacaaattaGAATTATTGACATCCATCCTTTCCTTGTCTAGACTTTCTAGAGCCGGAGTATGTCAACATTATCAATAATGTAGAACTACCTGAAACCATAAAGTGTCCTTGAGACAGCTGCTTCAGGAAGCCTTCATGCTGCCAGAAAGACATATCCGATCACTAATATGATCTCTTCCAGTAAAGCTGATTCCCCCTTAGGGAAAATTACATTGAGGTTTAGAGCAATTCCAAATCATACAGACCTTGACTGCTTTCAGGGAGTGGCTTGTCTTTTCACAGGTTTCTTTCCTGGGACAGGAAACCTGAAATCAAAGGAAAGTAACAAGCagtaagaaagaaaaagaaattaaaaaagaaaggggTCTTTGTCAGTTGATGTGAATGGTTCAATATACTGGGGCCACTGTGAtattctgctttaaaaaaagcaaatatagGTGAAACAACAGACTGTGCGTTCAGACAGCATTAAAGAATCCAAACAGAAACTGCAAAGGACCCTGAACAGACTTccccacaaaataactaaatgggATGATTTATATTAGCAAGGGAAGGCTTtatttgcaatataaatattttgcatggaCCGCTGACAGTGTGTTATGGCTGAATGGAGGCTGTCGCAAAAGGACTACATCTCCCATGGTGCCTTGCAGCAGGAAAGGGAAACACATCTTGAGTTCACAGTTCAACGTGGTAACATGCGTGTTTCGGTGTCGAAGTATTGACTGGGAAGTGTGTGTGGTCagttttaaagtgaaaatgctTTTAATTTAGTCGTTACTTTTGCGTTTTTATTTGTCTTAGTGTGTCGAACATGTCAGTGAACGCATCAAAGCACGAGCTGACGCAGCTGATCTACCGCCATTTGAAAGAGCATGGTTTCCACTCAGCTGCAGATGAGCTACAGAGGCACAGCCCACAGGtcgacaacacacacacacacacacagatacacactaACTCAGCTAATGTAACCTACTGTTACATTTCTGCAACAATGTTTCGCTTTTGAAAAGTGAAACCGTCTCATTCATCTTTTACCTTCCTACCTATTCCTTGTATTAGCAGACTAACGTTACTTTTAAACTACCAACTTCTGCTGATTACAGACTCTAAAGCTATTTTGTCACACACTTATTACACGTCATAAGATAGTGACTACTCTTTGCAGTGGTTTTAGAGCTATGGCAGCTGCACTACGTACTAAATCCAAACAGAAAAAGTATGCTATTTGGAAGGATCACAACTTAAACTGTTGTCCAAATGGTATAATTACTGCTGTTACAGTTCGGCTGGTGTTTTTTCCACATCCCAGTAGCaaagatttagaaaaatatgtaaaatagacattttatatatatactttgatctaaaataaaatattatggCCTGTAAAGAGACCTGACTATGGCCTAAGCCATGTATTTTTTCAGCAATTacaatagtggaaaaaaaacaaatggtaAGTGTATAACAGGTGCTTCAAATCAATATACAGTTAAAAGTAAACCAAGAGCAAATTCAGGTTGTCAGTAATATATTTACTTATTACTGAATTCCTTAACAATAATTGCTTGATTGGAGGCATCAATAATGTCATTAGTTTAATTTGCTTCTCCTGTTATTATAGGCCAAATATGTGTTCTAAAAGGGTCTAAATATGTGTTCTAAAAGGGTCTATGGGTCATATGGGAATGACTCAAAGAGAGCTCTCTTGCTTGTTAAGATAACAACATCAGAACTTTATACTATTATAAATTATACCTAGTCAGCTGCCCAGTCATTGCATGGTTTGACGGCTTGATTTTGTTGTTCttctgcaggaggaggaaaacGCATCTTCCTCATTATTGGACATCTACAATTCATGGTTAAAGTGAGTAGGATTTCTTAGATGTTTGCAGGAATCAATCCTATCAATCCCAGTCTTATTTGACTTTGTTGGTAGTGATGATGTGTGTACTTAATATTACTTCTATTCCCATCAgtgactcaaaaaagaaaaacaagcggACCCCGGCCAAGCGCTCCAATGCTAAAGAACAAGGAAAGAGTCCAGCTAAGGGTatgccatttttttaattaaaacttaaattaaatggAGATCCAGATAAAGACCACAAGACAAAATGTGTCCATCTAACAATGAAGTTGTTCTACATGCTATTTGGGAGATGTGGGTGGCTGTTCAGAAGTTAGCCAGGCTACAACTTGTTTGATGACTTCGTATTTTCTTcaatataaacacttttttaaccCTGTGTCTAAGACACAAGTGTAGCGGACTTGCACTTCTCACACAACAGATGTGCTCTCATTTCAATTTCTGCAGCTGTCTGCACGGACTCTGTGCAGGATCACGTTTCAAACAGATTCACTGTACATTTACTGCCAGACACTTCACAGACAAGACAAATAAAGCTGCTTTAGTGTTGTTGTCATGCAAGCGCAGCTTTGATATGACATGTTTGTGGTCTACACCTGCAGTGAGGGAAGAGATattctgtgaaataaaaaaaggcagcaGCACCTCTTAGCCACTTATCAACCTCTGTCGCCTTAACAACATTTATAACAAACTGCTGGTGTGATTGAAAGAGGTTTTCCAATTtcacaaaaagtaagaaataatTGTCTCGTTCTTTTGTcaccttacatttttttaactttttttttttatgtccagccactgcaaaaaaaaagaaagacaagcctgcaaacaaagcagaaacacagaaaaagaaggTGAGTTTGTATTTTGCTTATTGCTTATTTTGCTTATAATGCAACATTTAGGCCACTGGTTTGAGAACTAGTTTGAAATGTATGTTCTTTAACTTCTAAGGAGGctgttctgtcttttcttttcttgtagtCTGCGCCagcgaaaaggaaaaaaggtgaAGGTAAATCTGAAGAAAATGTCATCAAGGCTAAAAAGTCAAAGATCCAAACAAATGACAAGACTGTGGCTGCTGGAGGAGATGATTCAGACTCTGACAGCAGTCTGGACGTAGATAAATGGAAGAAACTGGTCCTGCAGATGACAGGTAGGTTTGTGTCTGTGCGTATGTGAAAAAGACTCATTGAAGgcattattttttgtgcaaacaCATAAAGTGATGTGATAAGGGATTATCCCAGGTTTCAGTAATTATTTCCTGGTACTTCAAATCTTCAAAGACCAAGCACTGAAACAGCGCAGGTGGTCAGATATTCCAGGTGAGagggaaaatgtgtgtttttcacattggaaagagacagacagacagacagaagggaggagaggaggagaaagtttAGAGGTTTGGAAAATGCAGGACATGGTGGAAGATGAAAGGACAGGGAGAGCTGAGTCTTTTCACTTAAAGGAAGAAAGACAACCACCAGACAGGACAGCACCTCACCATGGGAAACAGTGATTTCATACACAGAGCTGTGGACATTAGCTGTAAGGCTGCtattgatgttttttcttttgagcATTTGTGCCACCTAGCCGTGTTTGTTCAATATCTTCGCCGTGTTTACTCCGTCCACAGAGGCTGATGTAGCCAAGATGGACACCATCAATGCTCTGGACTTGTCTGCACCCCCACCTGTGAAAAAGAGAGTGAGGAAACCCAGGGCCAAGCCTCCTCCAAAAACCAGCGCTCCCGTTCAAGAGAGTAACGGGACACCTGGAAATAATGAAAAGGTGGAGGAGACAGCCCTGAGAGAAACACAGACAAAGATTAGTACGCCCAAGAAGAGCAGGTCAAAAAAGACTGTGACCTCCACTGCCCCCCCGAGCCAAAACACCAACGCTGTAGAGGACACGCCAGCAACATCCACCCTGTCCCCGTCAACACAGACACctaagaaggaaggaaagaaagatgtGACTCCCACTGAAGAAAAAACTGATGAGACAATGTCTGAgcccaagaagaagaagaaaaagaaggagatGACTGATAACAAGGTGGAAGAGATTACAAATGACACTGgtggagataaaaaagacaaagacactgAAATGAAGACTGAAGTCCCAGAGCAAGATTTTGCTGATAAATCtgtagagaagaagaagaagaaaaaggaaaagggaaaCAAGGGAGAAggcaaaataaataacacagaagaagaaataataaaGGAGAACAAAACTGTGGATGTTGATAATGAGGACGTTTCAGAGCCAGTAGTGCAAGTAAAGAaatccaagaagaagaaaaaggagaaaactgATCAGGAAAATTCAGCAGGTAGTGAGGAAAAGCAAATAGTAGAAGACGTAGAACATTCAGAACAAATCActgaagagaagaaagaaaagaagaagaggaaggagatTGCTAACGAAGAAGAAAATTCAGAGCAGATAGTTAAAGAAAAGAaggcaaagaagaagaaaaaggagaaatctGAAGAAGAAAATTCGGAGGATATagttgaagaaaagaaaaagaaaaaaaagcacaaatctGATGATGGTGAACCGTCTGAGCAGATAGTTGAAGAAAATGAGACGACGGGGAAATCAAAAAGCAGCGACACAGATGAAAAGACGGAGCAGATTACTgaagtgaagaagaaaaagaaaaagaaatcatcATTGGAAAATAATGACACAGAGCCACTACCTCCACCTGACCCCGATACACCAAGTCCTCcatcagagaagaagaaaagtgaGTAGATAATGTTCGGTTCACACTACAACTTTCAAAGCTGTCAGATTGATGTACTGGTCACACTTTATAATTTGCTGTCTGTCAATCTTGACTCTTGAAGTCGTTGAGGATTTACCACTACATGTCTGTCTGCTCATGTCTGCTCTCAAAACTATGTTTTGTCATGGAAACACTTGCGTACTTAGCCTGCTAGATATCTAGAATGTGTCTATGATGCACCTTGTATCCGTGTCTCAGCTTTGAACAGTTCACACACAGCGCCGGTCTTGTAAAAATTGCATTCCAGTAAGACTTaacgtaactgtatcccaaatcggataccgttcggctaagattctatcaaaatttcagattaactattaaatataaatgatcatgttatgcttccaattaattaagtggtgtgaaactaaagtctaacttcttatctttcgaaccgtatattgttttaaccatgTACGTTAGGCtcaggtttaccagagtcggcaaaaggaCGCTAGCGCCagtgaattagccgtgtgctaactgtatcccaaatcggacactcgCTGTAAAACagtgggggctgctgagtttttcaatTGGATGTTTCTAGGTAAGGCAAATAAATAACACTGTTATCAACACACCGGAACCgcacttctgtccttcacaataaaatacagtacagtaaaaatacagtgcaATACATGTACTTTTAAGTGTCGCCCAAgcgtttttacagttttctctTGTCAGAtttactttcgtattgtaattagacatgcaAATCTCCATGTGcataaatgaaatttcacatgtagattgttaaatatgtataaattaattactccTACattggtggtggcgatcttattcgaaatgaccatgaaaacaatagaaagtgcggcattgcagatgtgtccaatttgggatacagtctctataatTGCATTCAAGTCAATTTTGTTTAAGGGGAACATAATTACTTCTGGATTACGTTTTTCTTGATGtatcaaaaaaatgtttcaaatcaaATTACCTGAATGTCAGTGCATTAAGGAGCTTTGGGTTGATAGATGGCTCAAATGAAGACTGCTGTTCACCTCCGGTGT of Centropristis striata isolate RG_2023a ecotype Rhode Island chromosome 12, C.striata_1.0, whole genome shotgun sequence contains these proteins:
- the LOC131981875 gene encoding neurofilament heavy polypeptide-like, which encodes MSVNASKHELTQLIYRHLKEHGFHSAADELQRHSPQEEENASSSLLDIYNSWLNDSKKKNKRTPAKRSNAKEQGKSPAKATAKKKKDKPANKAETQKKKSAPAKRKKGEGKSEENVIKAKKSKIQTNDKTVAAGGDDSDSDSSLDVDKWKKLVLQMTEADVAKMDTINALDLSAPPPVKKRVRKPRAKPPPKTSAPVQESNGTPGNNEKVEETALRETQTKISTPKKSRSKKTVTSTAPPSQNTNAVEDTPATSTLSPSTQTPKKEGKKDVTPTEEKTDETMSEPKKKKKKKEMTDNKVEEITNDTGGDKKDKDTEMKTEVPEQDFADKSVEKKKKKKEKGNKGEGKINNTEEEIIKENKTVDVDNEDVSEPVVQVKKSKKKKKEKTDQENSAGSEEKQIVEDVEHSEQITEEKKEKKKRKEIANEEENSEQIVKEKKAKKKKKEKSEEENSEDIVEEKKKKKKHKSDDGEPSEQIVEENETTGKSKSSDTDEKTEQITEVKKKKKKKSSLENNDTEPLPPPDPDTPSPPSEKKKKKSKLKTAELPETPAVFVEDAAETQTLQIPATDTPHKKKKKSSKSTES